From the genome of Geothrix sp. 21YS21S-4, one region includes:
- a CDS encoding SDR family NAD(P)-dependent oxidoreductase: protein MGAGGLVGGTVLVTGASRGLGREAARWLAERGFTVIAGTRAPALIPGTDVLALDVADEASVRAAVAHVKARHGRLDALVNNAAIQIDGTDGVLDLPLETLRRTLETNTLAPLRMAQAFAPLMGKGGRIVNVSSGGGQLSTPAAWAPAYCISKTALNAVTVQLSEGLKPKGIAVNAVCPGWVRTDMGGAEAPRSLEEGAASILWPILEAGPDVTGGFWRDGKRIEW from the coding sequence ATGGGCGCAGGGGGACTGGTCGGCGGGACGGTGCTGGTGACGGGCGCCAGCCGGGGATTGGGGCGCGAAGCGGCGCGGTGGCTAGCGGAGCGCGGGTTCACGGTCATCGCCGGGACGCGGGCGCCCGCGCTCATTCCGGGGACGGATGTGCTGGCCCTGGACGTGGCGGACGAGGCCTCGGTCCGCGCCGCGGTCGCGCACGTGAAGGCCCGCCACGGCCGGCTGGACGCGCTGGTGAACAACGCCGCGATCCAGATCGATGGAACGGACGGAGTGCTGGACCTGCCCCTGGAAACGCTGCGGCGCACGCTGGAGACCAACACCCTCGCGCCGCTGCGGATGGCCCAGGCCTTCGCGCCCCTGATGGGAAAGGGCGGGCGCATCGTGAACGTGAGCAGCGGTGGCGGCCAGCTCTCCACGCCCGCCGCCTGGGCACCGGCCTACTGCATCTCCAAGACCGCCCTCAACGCCGTCACGGTCCAGCTCTCTGAGGGGCTCAAGCCGAAGGGGATCGCCGTCAACGCCGTCTGCCCCGGCTGGGTACGCACGGACATGGGCGGCGCCGAAGCCCCGCGCAGCCTCGAAGAGGGCGCGGCCAGCATCCTGTGGCCGATCCTGGAAGCGGGCCCCGACGTCACCGGCGGGTTCTGGCGGGACGGGAAGCGGATCGAGTGGTAG
- a CDS encoding arylamine N-acetyltransferase gives MSADLDLGAYVARTGFGGALAPTLEALRALHFAHATSIPFENLDIQMGLPIRLDLASLQAKLVRRRRGGYCFEHNTLFLAVLRALGFDAAACEARVRLGASEVLPRTHMLLLVRLEGRVWLADVGFGGEGLLGPVPLDGEPQSQFGGVQRVAADGDARVLQSFRDGVWTDLYAFRPEPRFPVDFEVANHYTATHPESRFVRTLTAQLPGPEARRILRNRAYAEIYGDRVEGRELAPEEVVPILRESFGIDVPEGARFRALEG, from the coding sequence ATGTCCGCTGACCTCGACCTGGGCGCCTACGTCGCGCGCACGGGCTTCGGCGGCGCGTTGGCGCCCACCCTGGAGGCGCTGCGGGCGCTCCACTTCGCCCACGCCACCTCCATCCCCTTCGAGAACCTGGACATCCAGATGGGCCTTCCCATCCGCCTGGATCTGGCTTCCCTCCAGGCCAAGCTGGTGCGCCGCCGCCGGGGAGGGTACTGCTTCGAGCACAACACGCTCTTTCTCGCCGTCCTCCGCGCCCTGGGCTTCGACGCCGCAGCCTGCGAGGCGCGGGTGCGGCTGGGTGCTTCCGAGGTGCTGCCCCGCACCCACATGCTGCTGCTGGTCCGGCTGGAAGGGCGCGTGTGGTTGGCCGACGTGGGCTTCGGCGGCGAGGGGCTGCTGGGCCCGGTGCCCCTCGATGGGGAACCGCAGTCCCAGTTCGGCGGCGTCCAGCGCGTGGCGGCGGACGGCGACGCCCGCGTCCTCCAATCCTTCCGCGACGGGGTGTGGACGGACCTCTACGCCTTCCGCCCCGAGCCCCGGTTCCCGGTGGATTTCGAAGTGGCCAACCACTACACCGCCACCCACCCCGAGTCGCGGTTCGTCCGCACGCTGACCGCGCAGTTGCCGGGTCCCGAGGCGCGGCGGATCCTGCGGAACCGCGCCTACGCGGAGATCTACGGGGACCGCGTGGAGGGCCGCGAACTGGCGCCCGAGGAAGTCGTGCCGATCCTGCGGGAGTCTTTCGGGATCGACGTGCCCGAGGGCGCGCGCTTCAGGGCGCTGGAGGGCTGA
- a CDS encoding tautomerase family protein has protein sequence MPLVRISHRAGVSDAYRQALSDGVQEALASAVNVPADDRFHILTEHASGLVFDAHYLGIERSADWVAIQITLRKGRTVEMKQALYRRIAENLAGNPGLRREDILVCLVENDLADWSFGNGEAQYVR, from the coding sequence ATGCCCCTCGTCCGAATCTCCCACCGCGCCGGCGTGTCCGATGCCTACCGCCAGGCCCTCTCCGACGGTGTCCAGGAGGCCCTGGCCTCGGCGGTGAACGTGCCCGCCGACGATCGGTTCCACATCCTCACGGAGCACGCCTCGGGCCTGGTGTTCGACGCGCACTACCTCGGCATCGAGCGGTCGGCGGACTGGGTGGCCATCCAGATCACGCTGCGGAAGGGGCGCACGGTCGAGATGAAGCAGGCCCTCTACCGCCGCATCGCGGAAAACCTGGCCGGGAATCCGGGCCTGCGCCGAGAGGACATCCTGGTCTGCCTGGTGGAGAACGACCTGGCGGACTGGTCCTTCGGGAACGGCGAAGCGCAGTATGTCCGCTGA
- the ggt gene encoding gamma-glutamyltransferase yields the protein MRLPKARLLPFLAVALAVAPLTGGDRVTGRAFATRSEVAAQHGMACTSQPLATQIALDILKQGGSAVDAAIAADAALGLMEPTGSGLGGDLYAMVWDPKGKRLHGLNASGRSPKALTLDHFKKLGLTHIPPHGPLPVSVPGCVDGWFELHRKFGKLPMAQVLAPAIRYAREGFPVSELIAYYWDRSVPILGKFPGFLETFTVDGKRAPKNGEVFRNPRLAKTLELLAKDGRDAFYKGEIARKIDAYMKANGGFLSYEDLAAHRSEWVEPVSASYRGYDVWELPPNGQGIAALQMLNILEGYDFSAIPFGSARHVHLFTEAKKLAFEDRAKFYADAAFMKVPLSWLLSKDYAAQRRALIDETRAARRLEAGHPPLKEGDTIYLTTADGEGCMVSLIQSNYRGMGSGMTPGDLGFCLQDRGEMFNLEDGNANTYAPGKRPFHTIIPGFITKDGEPFLSFGVMGGEFQPIGHAQIAMNLIDFGMNAQEAGDAPRMTHDGSPEPTGEKGKLPGTIQLESGFPYETVRELMNRGHGVGWLFGGYGGYQAIRWDPKQKVYFGASESRKDGQAAGY from the coding sequence ATGCGCCTTCCGAAGGCCCGCCTCCTCCCCTTCCTCGCGGTCGCGCTGGCCGTGGCGCCGCTCACCGGCGGGGACCGGGTGACGGGCCGGGCCTTCGCCACGCGGTCGGAGGTGGCGGCCCAGCACGGGATGGCCTGCACCAGTCAGCCCCTGGCCACCCAGATCGCCCTGGACATCCTCAAGCAGGGTGGATCGGCGGTGGATGCCGCCATCGCCGCGGACGCGGCCCTGGGTCTGATGGAGCCCACCGGCAGCGGCCTGGGCGGCGACCTCTACGCCATGGTGTGGGATCCCAAGGGAAAGCGGCTCCACGGCCTCAACGCCAGCGGCCGGTCGCCGAAAGCGCTCACCCTCGACCACTTCAAGAAACTCGGCCTGACCCACATTCCGCCCCACGGCCCCCTGCCCGTGAGCGTGCCGGGGTGCGTGGACGGCTGGTTCGAGCTGCACCGGAAATTCGGGAAGCTCCCCATGGCCCAGGTGCTGGCGCCTGCCATCCGCTACGCCCGCGAGGGCTTCCCGGTCAGCGAGCTCATCGCCTACTACTGGGACCGCAGCGTGCCCATCCTCGGCAAGTTCCCCGGCTTCCTGGAGACCTTCACCGTGGACGGCAAGCGGGCGCCGAAGAACGGCGAGGTCTTCCGCAATCCGCGCCTGGCGAAGACCCTCGAACTGCTGGCGAAGGACGGCCGTGACGCCTTCTACAAGGGCGAGATCGCCCGCAAGATCGACGCCTACATGAAGGCCAACGGCGGGTTCCTCAGCTACGAGGACCTGGCGGCCCACCGCTCGGAGTGGGTGGAGCCCGTGAGCGCCTCCTACCGCGGCTACGACGTGTGGGAACTGCCGCCCAACGGCCAGGGGATCGCCGCGCTCCAGATGCTGAACATCCTCGAAGGCTACGATTTCTCCGCGATCCCCTTCGGCAGCGCCCGGCACGTCCACCTGTTCACCGAGGCCAAGAAGCTGGCCTTCGAGGACCGGGCGAAATTCTACGCGGACGCGGCCTTCATGAAGGTGCCGCTGTCCTGGCTGCTGTCGAAGGACTACGCCGCCCAGCGCCGCGCCCTCATCGACGAAACCCGCGCCGCCCGGCGCCTGGAGGCGGGCCATCCCCCCCTGAAGGAGGGCGACACCATCTACCTCACCACCGCCGACGGCGAGGGCTGCATGGTGAGCCTCATCCAGAGCAACTACCGCGGCATGGGCAGCGGGATGACACCCGGGGACCTGGGTTTCTGCCTCCAGGACCGCGGCGAGATGTTCAACCTCGAAGACGGCAACGCCAACACCTACGCGCCCGGCAAGCGGCCCTTCCACACCATCATCCCGGGCTTCATCACCAAAGACGGCGAACCCTTCCTCAGCTTCGGCGTCATGGGCGGCGAGTTCCAGCCCATCGGCCACGCCCAGATCGCCATGAACCTGATCGATTTTGGGATGAACGCCCAGGAGGCCGGCGACGCCCCTCGCATGACCCACGACGGGTCGCCGGAACCCACCGGCGAGAAGGGGAAGCTGCCCGGCACCATCCAGCTGGAGAGCGGGTTCCCCTACGAGACCGTCCGCGAGCTGATGAACCGCGGCCACGGCGTGGGCTGGCTGTTCGGAGGCTACGGCGGCTACCAGGCCATCCGATGGGATCCCAAGCAGAAGGTCTACTTCGGCGCCTCCGAATCCCGCAAGGACGGCCAGGCGGCGGGATACTAG
- a CDS encoding HD-GYP domain-containing protein, with the protein MAIKRVRIEDLQVGMYVHDLNCGWLEHGFLRQRFLLKEAAQIQKMRDQGLNEIYIDTDRGGDAAGAPTREEVDRGLDRLLKGSAETGAALQPARISQKEESVAARRILEEAGGLVEGLLHDVRLGKQVDPAQARPLVRAVRHSVLRNPGALISLSRVKAADTYTFQHSVSVCALLVSFGHALGLDAATVEEAGLGGLLHDVGKMKVPAEILNKPGRLTDEEFAVMKSHAALSRDLLTGVPGLSETVIQIAGEHHEKMAGGGYPTGVGGDRISRFGRMTAIVDVYDALTSNRVYHAAKEPTEVLKKLLEWSGSHLDGDLVQAFIRTLGIYPVGSLVRLSGGRLAVVVEQGEDLLRPTVRIVFDAGRKLRLQPRDLHLARASEQIVDYEDPREWKLDPVAFL; encoded by the coding sequence ATGGCCATCAAGCGGGTGAGGATCGAGGATCTCCAAGTGGGGATGTATGTTCACGATCTCAACTGTGGCTGGCTCGAGCACGGTTTTCTGCGCCAGCGGTTCCTGCTGAAGGAGGCCGCGCAGATTCAGAAGATGCGCGACCAGGGGCTGAACGAGATCTACATCGACACCGACCGCGGGGGAGACGCGGCGGGCGCGCCGACGCGGGAAGAGGTGGATCGCGGGCTGGATCGTCTGCTGAAGGGATCCGCGGAGACCGGCGCCGCCCTGCAGCCGGCCCGGATCTCCCAGAAGGAGGAGTCCGTGGCGGCCCGGCGGATCCTGGAGGAGGCGGGCGGCCTGGTGGAGGGCCTGCTGCACGACGTGCGGCTGGGTAAGCAGGTGGATCCCGCGCAGGCGCGCCCTCTGGTGAGGGCCGTCCGCCACTCCGTCCTGCGGAATCCCGGCGCCCTCATCAGCCTGTCGCGGGTCAAGGCCGCGGACACCTACACCTTCCAGCACTCTGTCAGCGTCTGCGCGCTGCTGGTGTCTTTCGGCCACGCCCTGGGGCTCGATGCGGCCACCGTGGAGGAAGCCGGCCTCGGCGGACTGCTGCACGACGTGGGGAAGATGAAGGTCCCGGCCGAGATCCTGAACAAGCCGGGCCGGCTCACGGATGAGGAATTCGCCGTGATGAAATCCCATGCGGCCCTCAGCCGGGACCTGCTGACGGGCGTCCCCGGGCTGTCGGAGACGGTCATCCAGATCGCTGGGGAGCACCACGAGAAGATGGCCGGCGGAGGCTATCCCACCGGCGTCGGAGGCGACCGTATCTCCCGATTCGGGCGGATGACCGCCATCGTGGACGTCTACGACGCCCTGACTTCGAACCGCGTCTACCACGCGGCGAAGGAGCCCACCGAGGTGCTGAAGAAGCTCCTGGAATGGAGCGGATCGCACCTCGACGGGGACCTCGTCCAGGCCTTCATCCGGACCCTCGGCATCTACCCGGTGGGCTCCCTCGTCCGCCTCAGCGGGGGCCGGCTGGCCGTGGTGGTGGAGCAGGGCGAGGATCTCCTCCGCCCCACCGTGCGGATCGTGTTCGACGCCGGGCGCAAACTCCGCCTCCAGCCCCGGGACCTCCACCTCGCCCGCGCCAGCGAACAGATCGTGGACTACGAGGATCCGCGGGAGTGGAAGCTGGATCCGGTGGCGTTTCTATAG
- the acnB gene encoding bifunctional aconitate hydratase 2/2-methylisocitrate dehydratase yields MLQAYRQHVAERAAMGIPALPLTEAQMTELADLLAHPTAGEEQALMELLAYRVPAGVDEAARVKAAFLAAVAKGQEKVELVSREKATELLGTMLGGFNVKPLIDLLDEEQVGGIAAEGLKKTLLIFDAFADVKAKADAGNANARAVLESWAAAEWFTSRPEVPQSLTLTVFKVSGETNTDDLSPAPDAWSRPDIPLHALAMLKNPRPGIEPDEPGKIGPLKQLEVLKAKGHQVAYVGDVVGTGSSRKSATNSVLWFTGEDIPFVPNKRFGGVCLGTKIAPIFYNTMEDAGALPIELDVSGMEMGDVIELRPYEGKALRNGQVIAEFKVKSDVIFDEVRAGGRIPLIVGRGLTTKAREALKLPPSTAFRMPKVPADTGKGFSLAQKMVGRACGVTGIRPGTYCEPHMTTVGSQDTTGPMTRDELKDLACLQFSADLVMQSFCHTAPYPKPVDVKTHRELPPFITNRGGVSLKVGDGVIHSWLNRLLLPDTVGTGGDSHTRFPIGISFPAGSGLVAFAAATGVMPLDMPESVLVRFKGTLNPGVTLRDLVNAIPYYAIQQGLLTVEKKGKKNIFSGRILEIEGLPHLKVEQAFELSDASAERSAAGCTVRLDKEPIIEYMTSNITLMKWMIANGYEHRGALERRIRAMQDWIAKPELLAPDADAEYAAVIEIDLADVKEPLLACPNDPDDIKPLSAVAGDTIDEVFIGSCMTNIGHFRAAGKLLDGKSDIPTRLWIAPPTKMDEYVLTQEGYYGILGRTGARMEMPGCSLCMGNQAQIRKGATAMSTSTRNFPNRLGIDTRVYLGSAELAAICALLGRIPTVEEYRAQIGIVDQKAKDIYRYMNFDQIPDFREIADTVTV; encoded by the coding sequence GTGCTGCAAGCCTACCGCCAACACGTTGCCGAACGCGCCGCCATGGGCATTCCCGCCCTGCCGCTGACCGAAGCCCAGATGACCGAACTGGCGGATCTGCTGGCCCACCCGACCGCGGGCGAAGAGCAGGCCCTGATGGAACTCCTGGCCTACCGCGTGCCCGCGGGCGTGGATGAAGCGGCGCGGGTGAAGGCGGCCTTCCTGGCGGCCGTGGCCAAAGGGCAGGAGAAGGTGGAGCTGGTGTCGCGCGAGAAGGCGACGGAACTGCTGGGCACGATGCTCGGCGGATTCAACGTCAAGCCCCTGATCGACCTGCTGGACGAGGAGCAGGTGGGTGGGATCGCCGCGGAAGGGCTGAAGAAGACCCTCCTGATCTTCGACGCGTTCGCGGACGTGAAGGCCAAGGCGGACGCCGGCAACGCCAACGCCCGCGCCGTCCTGGAGTCCTGGGCCGCGGCCGAGTGGTTCACCAGCCGGCCCGAGGTGCCCCAGAGCCTCACCCTCACCGTGTTCAAGGTCAGCGGCGAGACCAACACCGACGATCTGTCCCCCGCCCCCGACGCCTGGAGCCGCCCGGACATCCCCCTCCACGCCCTGGCCATGCTGAAGAACCCCCGGCCCGGGATCGAGCCCGACGAGCCCGGGAAGATCGGCCCCCTCAAGCAGCTGGAAGTCCTCAAGGCCAAGGGCCACCAGGTGGCCTACGTGGGCGACGTGGTGGGCACCGGCTCCTCCCGCAAGTCGGCCACCAACTCCGTCCTGTGGTTCACCGGCGAGGACATCCCCTTCGTGCCCAACAAGCGGTTCGGCGGCGTGTGCCTGGGCACCAAGATCGCGCCCATCTTCTACAACACCATGGAGGATGCCGGCGCCCTGCCCATCGAGTTGGACGTCAGCGGCATGGAGATGGGCGACGTCATCGAGCTGCGCCCCTACGAGGGCAAGGCCCTCCGCAACGGCCAGGTCATCGCCGAGTTCAAGGTCAAGTCCGACGTGATCTTCGACGAGGTCCGCGCCGGCGGCCGCATCCCCCTGATCGTGGGCCGCGGTCTCACCACCAAGGCCCGCGAGGCCCTGAAGCTGCCGCCCTCCACCGCCTTCCGGATGCCCAAGGTCCCCGCCGACACGGGCAAGGGCTTCAGCTTGGCCCAGAAGATGGTGGGCCGCGCCTGTGGCGTGACGGGGATCCGCCCCGGCACCTACTGCGAGCCGCACATGACCACCGTCGGCTCCCAGGACACCACAGGCCCCATGACCCGCGACGAGCTGAAGGACCTGGCCTGCCTCCAGTTCTCCGCCGACCTGGTGATGCAGTCCTTCTGCCACACCGCGCCCTACCCCAAGCCCGTGGACGTGAAGACTCACCGCGAGCTGCCCCCCTTCATCACGAACCGGGGCGGCGTGTCGCTGAAGGTCGGCGACGGCGTCATCCACTCCTGGCTGAACCGGCTGCTGCTGCCGGACACCGTGGGCACGGGCGGTGATTCCCACACCCGCTTCCCCATCGGGATCTCCTTCCCGGCGGGCTCCGGCCTCGTGGCCTTCGCCGCCGCCACGGGCGTGATGCCCCTGGACATGCCCGAATCCGTACTGGTGCGCTTCAAGGGTACCCTGAATCCCGGCGTGACGCTGCGCGACCTCGTGAACGCCATCCCCTACTACGCCATCCAGCAGGGCCTGCTGACGGTGGAAAAGAAGGGCAAGAAGAACATCTTCAGCGGCCGGATCCTGGAGATCGAGGGGCTTCCCCACCTGAAAGTCGAGCAGGCCTTCGAGCTGTCCGACGCTTCCGCCGAGCGCTCCGCCGCGGGCTGCACCGTGCGCTTGGACAAGGAACCGATCATCGAGTACATGACCTCGAACATCACCCTGATGAAGTGGATGATCGCCAACGGCTACGAGCATCGCGGGGCGCTGGAGCGCCGCATCCGCGCCATGCAGGACTGGATCGCCAAGCCCGAGCTGCTGGCTCCCGACGCCGACGCGGAATACGCCGCGGTGATCGAGATCGACCTGGCGGACGTGAAGGAACCTCTGCTGGCCTGCCCCAACGATCCCGACGACATCAAGCCCCTGTCCGCCGTGGCCGGCGACACCATCGACGAGGTGTTCATCGGGTCCTGCATGACCAACATCGGCCACTTCCGCGCCGCCGGGAAGCTGCTGGACGGGAAGAGCGACATCCCCACCCGCCTGTGGATCGCCCCGCCCACCAAGATGGACGAGTACGTCCTCACCCAGGAGGGCTACTACGGGATCCTGGGCCGGACCGGCGCCCGGATGGAGATGCCGGGCTGCTCGCTGTGCATGGGCAACCAGGCGCAGATCCGCAAGGGCGCCACCGCCATGTCCACGTCCACCCGCAACTTCCCCAACCGCCTGGGCATCGATACCCGCGTCTACCTCGGCTCCGCGGAGCTGGCGGCCATCTGCGCCCTCCTGGGCCGGATCCCCACGGTGGAGGAATACCGCGCCCAGATCGGGATCGTGGACCAGAAGGCCAAGGACATCTACCGCTACATGAACTTCGACCAGATCCCCGACTTCCGGGAGATCGCGGACACCGTGACGGTCTAG
- the ribH gene encoding 6,7-dimethyl-8-ribityllumazine synthase, which yields MGIFEGHIRVHEGDRFALVASRWNDFIVDRLIEGAKDCVLRHGGREDQLDLIRVPGSFELPQAAKLAAQSGRYAGVILLGTVIRGGTPHFDMIAAEVTKGAAQVALDTGLPLAFGVLTTDSVEQAIDRAGAKMGNKGWEAAMSVIEMVDLAHTLSDDKGRR from the coding sequence ATGGGGATCTTTGAGGGCCACATCCGCGTTCACGAGGGCGACCGCTTCGCGCTCGTGGCGTCGCGCTGGAACGACTTCATCGTCGACCGCCTCATCGAGGGCGCCAAGGACTGCGTCCTGCGCCACGGCGGCCGCGAGGACCAGCTGGACCTCATCCGCGTCCCCGGCAGCTTCGAGCTGCCGCAGGCCGCCAAGCTGGCGGCCCAGAGCGGGCGCTACGCCGGCGTGATCCTGCTGGGCACCGTCATCCGCGGGGGCACGCCCCACTTCGACATGATCGCCGCCGAGGTGACCAAGGGCGCCGCCCAGGTGGCCCTGGACACCGGCCTTCCCCTGGCGTTCGGGGTGCTGACGACCGACAGCGTGGAGCAGGCCATCGACCGGGCCGGCGCCAAGATGGGCAACAAGGGCTGGGAAGCGGCCATGAGCGTGATCGAGATGGTCGACCTCGCCCACACGCTGTCCGACGATAAGGGGCGCAGGTAG
- the nusB gene encoding transcription antitermination factor NusB, with amino-acid sequence MGVRRRGREYALQMLYAMDLSGYQPDQVFAGFYAIQDLNRDAFYYARRLVDGVHGHLDEIDGALAKYAEHWKIHRMAAVDRNLLRLGLFELMFVKEVPFPIVINEALEIVKEFSDQEGTQFLNGILDAARKEYRSEENGPRPRKKAAAAESTEEPRS; translated from the coding sequence ATGGGTGTTCGCCGCCGGGGGCGCGAGTACGCCCTTCAGATGCTCTACGCCATGGACCTGAGCGGCTACCAGCCGGACCAGGTGTTCGCCGGGTTCTACGCCATCCAGGACCTGAACCGGGACGCGTTCTACTACGCCCGGCGCCTGGTGGACGGCGTCCACGGCCACCTGGACGAGATCGACGGCGCGCTGGCCAAGTACGCCGAACACTGGAAAATCCACCGCATGGCCGCCGTGGACCGGAATCTGCTCCGCCTCGGCCTGTTCGAGTTGATGTTCGTGAAGGAAGTCCCCTTCCCCATCGTCATCAACGAGGCCCTGGAGATCGTCAAGGAATTCAGCGACCAGGAAGGCACGCAATTCCTCAACGGAATCCTCGACGCCGCCCGGAAAGAGTACCGCTCGGAAGAAAACGGCCCGCGCCCCCGCAAGAAGGCCGCCGCGGCCGAATCCACCGAAGAACCCCGATCCTGA
- the accB gene encoding acetyl-CoA carboxylase biotin carboxyl carrier protein: MSTSRKKSAVAKKPVPAPKPAPARAAAPKPAPPRPASTALGLEEIKALIALVGREPFQEFEFEAGDMRFRIRKDGPAPAAAPAPAPAPLVQAAPAIPAPVPFSSPATQPAAPVDEPGIHYVTSPIVGTFYRASNPTAAPFVQPGDFVKPGQTLCIIEAMKLMNEIESDAAGEVVKVLVENGTPVEYGERLFAVRIG, encoded by the coding sequence ATGAGCACCTCCCGCAAGAAGTCCGCTGTCGCGAAGAAGCCCGTTCCGGCCCCCAAGCCGGCCCCCGCCCGGGCCGCCGCTCCCAAACCCGCCCCGCCCCGCCCCGCCAGCACCGCCCTGGGGCTGGAGGAGATCAAGGCGCTGATCGCCCTCGTGGGCCGCGAGCCCTTCCAGGAATTCGAGTTCGAAGCGGGCGACATGCGGTTCCGGATCCGCAAGGACGGCCCCGCGCCCGCCGCCGCGCCGGCGCCCGCCCCGGCGCCCCTCGTCCAGGCCGCGCCCGCGATTCCCGCGCCTGTCCCCTTCTCGTCCCCCGCGACCCAGCCCGCCGCGCCGGTGGATGAGCCGGGGATCCACTACGTCACCAGCCCCATCGTGGGGACCTTCTACCGCGCCTCCAACCCCACCGCCGCGCCCTTCGTCCAGCCCGGCGACTTCGTCAAGCCCGGCCAGACCCTCTGCATCATCGAAGCCATGAAGCTCATGAACGAGATCGAGAGCGACGCCGCCGGCGAGGTGGTGAAGGTTCTCGTGGAAAACGGCACGCCCGTCGAATACGGCGAGCGGCTCTTCGCCGTCCGGATCGGGTAG